From the Alternaria dauci strain A2016 chromosome 2, whole genome shotgun sequence genome, one window contains:
- a CDS encoding mitochondrial 37S ribosomal protein uS12m: MSFTFFRRLARPSVLSAAPFAPARSIRPSIAATAFQHSTPAFAVGPTPAQRANKCTLIQVLRQGRIAQKARKLRSPQLRDRPELKGVCLKVGTTKPKKPNSGERKIARVRLSTGKVITAYIPGEGHNVQQHSVVMVRGGRAQDCPGVKYHLVRGALDLGGVGSRITSRSKYGTKKPKTA; this comes from the exons ATGTCTTTCACATTCTTCCGACGTCTTGCACGACCCTCGGTCCTCTCCGCAGCCCCATTCGCTCCGGCGCGATCAATACGGCCCTCCATCGCCGCCACCGCTTTCCAGCACAGCACGCCGGCCTTCGCAGTCGGCCCAACACCAGCACAGCGCGCAAACAAATGCACATTAATACAAGTCTTGCGACAAGGACGGATAGCGCAGAAGGCGCGAAAACTGCGATCGCCGCAATTGAGGGATAGACCGGAGCTGAAGGGCGTATGTCTGAAAGTGGGAACGACGAAGCCGAAGAAACCCAACTCGGGCGAGAGGAAGATTGCGAGAGTCAGACTGAGCACGGGCAAAGTCATCACGGCGTATATCCCAGGAGAAG GGCATAATGTACAGCAGCATTCGGTTGTCATGGTACGGGGTGGCCGCGCGCAGGATTGCCCTGGTGTCAAGTACCATTTGGTCAGAGGAGCGTTAGATCTG GGTGGTGTTGGTAGCAGGATCACCTCGCGGTCCAAGTACGGCacaaagaaacccaagaCGGCGTAG